One stretch of Pseudoramibacter sp. DNA includes these proteins:
- a CDS encoding ABC transporter permease/substrate-binding protein — MMKLWMYMVDHGQEIGRLTVEHIEMTAIAVGIAILIGVPLGILISYVKKLDKPIIGAANVVQAIPSMALLGLMIPLLGIGQKPAIVMVIIYSLLPIIKNTYIGIADIDPQTIESARGIGMSRGQILRKVQLPLALPVIMAGVRISAVTAVGLMTMGAFIGASGLGYMIFSGIRTVNNYQILAGAIPACILALVVDWLMGLVEKLVTPISLQKTFGTDRKVLRRKRKHQKIILITAACLIGAAIVGSAVSSRAASKGQIVIGSKDYTEQLVLCHLYSDYIEAHTDLKCVPKENLGGTQVCYEALKSGKIDMYVDYTGTLYGDILKKSGETDMDRVYKICKENLKPQGITLLHQCAFNNNYTLSVLPETAQKYNLRTIGDVAAKSGQLRLGTTLEFLNRNDCLKALERQYPGIHFAKQSGIDSSPRYTAIQNHEIDVTDAFATDGMLKKYHLTVMKDTDHVFPPYYAVPCVKTTTLQKYPELKKAIDALAPHLTEKRMRQMNYEVDVKGRDPAEVARDFLNREGLLK, encoded by the coding sequence ATGATGAAATTGTGGATGTACATGGTTGACCACGGCCAGGAAATCGGTCGGCTGACAGTGGAGCACATCGAGATGACGGCCATCGCCGTCGGCATCGCGATTTTAATCGGCGTGCCCCTGGGCATTCTGATCAGTTACGTCAAAAAGCTGGACAAGCCCATTATCGGCGCGGCGAACGTGGTGCAGGCGATCCCGAGCATGGCCCTCCTTGGGCTGATGATTCCCCTTTTGGGCATCGGCCAGAAGCCGGCGATCGTGATGGTCATCATTTATTCGCTGCTGCCGATCATCAAAAATACCTACATCGGTATCGCGGATATCGATCCGCAGACCATCGAGTCAGCGAGGGGTATCGGGATGAGCCGGGGCCAGATTTTAAGAAAGGTGCAGCTGCCGCTGGCCCTGCCGGTGATCATGGCCGGGGTGCGGATTTCCGCGGTCACCGCCGTCGGTTTGATGACGATGGGCGCCTTCATCGGGGCGAGCGGCCTGGGCTACATGATCTTTTCCGGGATACGAACGGTCAATAATTATCAAATTCTCGCCGGGGCGATTCCGGCCTGTATCCTGGCGCTGGTCGTCGACTGGCTGATGGGGCTGGTGGAAAAGCTCGTGACGCCGATCAGCCTCCAGAAGACATTTGGCACGGACCGGAAGGTGCTGCGCCGGAAGCGGAAACATCAGAAAATCATTTTAATTACCGCGGCGTGCTTGATCGGCGCGGCGATCGTTGGCAGCGCGGTGAGCTCGCGGGCAGCGTCGAAGGGCCAAATCGTAATCGGCAGCAAGGATTACACGGAGCAGCTGGTGCTCTGTCACCTTTATTCGGATTACATCGAGGCCCACACCGATTTGAAATGCGTGCCCAAGGAAAACCTCGGCGGCACCCAGGTCTGCTACGAGGCGCTGAAAAGCGGAAAGATCGACATGTACGTCGATTATACCGGGACGCTGTACGGCGACATTTTAAAGAAAAGCGGCGAAACTGACATGGATCGGGTCTACAAAATCTGCAAAGAAAATCTGAAGCCCCAGGGGATTACGCTGCTGCACCAGTGCGCGTTTAACAACAACTACACTTTGTCGGTGCTGCCGGAGACGGCTCAGAAATACAACCTGCGCACCATTGGGGACGTGGCGGCCAAATCAGGGCAGCTGCGCCTCGGAACGACGCTGGAATTTTTAAACCGCAACGACTGCCTGAAGGCCCTCGAGCGCCAGTATCCGGGGATTCATTTCGCCAAGCAGTCCGGCATCGACAGCTCGCCGCGGTACACGGCGATTCAAAACCACGAGATCGACGTGACCGACGCCTTTGCCACTGACGGGATGCTGAAGAAATACCATTTGACGGTGATGAAGGACACGGACCACGTCTTTCCGCCCTATTACGCGGTGCCCTGCGTGAAGACGACAACCCTTCAGAAATATCCGGAACTCAAAAAGGCGATCGACGC
- a CDS encoding betaine/proline/choline family ABC transporter ATP-binding protein, producing the protein MLRLEHVQKRFKDKVVIKDLSLEVHDGELLVLIGPSGCGKTTTLKMMNRLLPLSGGHIYVDGEDIAALDPVKLRRNMGYVIQQGGLFPHMTVRQNIEIIEKLEKRPKDEMTARTRELMAMIGLDPEEYLDRYPAELSGGQQQRVGVARALATDPEYVLFDEPFSALDPPTRMALQDEVVSLHEKLNKTMIFVTHDMDEAIKIADRICLMKGGEIVQLDTSENILRHPANDFVSDFVGSGRIWSAPEFIRAQDIMIDHPVKCRGDLTVEGCIIRIQTYRVSSLMVVDKAGRLIGVVDKSVFSKRPRPDAQADAVMRPVRFSVHPEDQLIDMVKAIPAEDVGRINDIPVVDGDNRLVGLVTNNNIVSKFIRPWLADAEAEGGDRR; encoded by the coding sequence GGTGCGGCAAAACCACGACGCTGAAGATGATGAACCGGCTGCTGCCCCTTTCCGGCGGGCACATTTACGTCGACGGCGAGGACATCGCCGCCTTGGACCCGGTGAAGCTCAGGCGCAACATGGGCTACGTGATTCAGCAGGGCGGGCTGTTTCCCCATATGACGGTGCGGCAGAACATCGAAATCATCGAAAAGCTGGAAAAGCGGCCGAAGGACGAAATGACGGCACGGACACGGGAGCTGATGGCCATGATCGGCCTGGACCCCGAGGAATATTTGGACCGCTACCCGGCGGAGCTGTCCGGCGGCCAGCAGCAGCGCGTCGGGGTGGCCCGGGCGCTGGCGACCGACCCCGAGTACGTGCTGTTCGACGAGCCCTTTTCGGCCCTCGACCCGCCGACGCGGATGGCCCTTCAGGATGAGGTGGTCAGCCTCCACGAAAAGCTGAACAAGACGATGATCTTTGTGACCCATGACATGGACGAGGCGATCAAAATCGCGGACCGCATCTGCCTGATGAAAGGCGGCGAGATCGTCCAGCTGGACACGTCGGAGAACATCCTGCGCCATCCGGCCAACGATTTCGTCTCAGACTTCGTCGGCAGCGGGCGGATCTGGAGTGCGCCGGAATTCATCCGCGCCCAGGACATCATGATCGATCACCCGGTTAAATGCCGGGGCGATTTGACGGTAGAGGGATGTATCATCCGCATTCAGACCTACCGGGTCAGCTCGCTGATGGTGGTGGACAAGGCCGGGCGTTTGATCGGTGTCGTCGACAAAAGCGTGTTCAGCAAGCGGCCAAGGCCGGACGCGCAGGCAGACGCGGTAATGCGGCCAGTGCGCTTCAGCGTACACCCCGAGGATCAGCTGATCGACATGGTCAAGGCGATTCCGGCGGAGGACGTCGGGCGGATCAACGACATCCCGGTCGTGGACGGGGATAACCGGCTCGTCGGCCTCGTCACCAACAACAATATCGTGTCGAAGTTTATTCGGCCCTGGCTCGCTGACGCGGAAGCCGAGGGAGGTGACAGACGATGA